TTAAATATAATATTGATGGAACTGGAGTTGTAGAAGCAACTTTTCATCCCGATTTAAAGCCTTATTTATTAAGACTAAAGAACCGTTTTCTAATGTACGATATGAAAAACGTTCTTAATATCAGTAGTGCAAATTCTATTCGTATGTATGAACTTCTTAAATCTTTTGAAGGAATAAGAGAAAGAACTTTCTATGTAGAGGAGTTAAAAGAGATTTTGGGTGTAGAGCAAAAATATGATCGTTATTATAATTTTAAAAAGAGAATTATTGAGCAAGCTCAAAAAGACTTATTTAAGCATACAGATATTGCTTTTACGTTTGATGAAATAAAGAAACCTTGAAAGAAAACTGTAGAAAAAATCAGATTTTATATATCAACCAACTTGAGCAATAAACCAAAGGTATCACAAGCAAAACAATTATTACAATTGGATGATAGCGAAAAGGTATTGCCTAAATGGGTTGATAAATTGAAAAAATATAACATTACTACAGAAATGATTGAAACCAACCTTTTAAAGAAATACGAACCCCAATACATCGAAGAAAGTTTAAAGTATTGTGAAAACTACTTTAATCAATCTAATGTAAAAAATCAGGCTTGATATATCTTAAAGGCATTAGAAAATTGATATTTCAAAGAGCAAATAGAAAATGACAAACAAAAGAACAAACAGAAAAGCGATAATCAGAAGAAAGTAGAGGAGTTAAATCAACGTAAAAAGGCTTTTTCAAGGTATTTAAATGAACTTTCTGATGAAAGATATACCAAACTAGGTATTGAACAAAAAGAGGAGTTTAAAAATGAGTTTGATACCCTAATTGTAAAAAACACAATATTCTCAAAAGTTTATAGAGAGAAAGGCTTTGAACATCCCGTTATAGAAAGTCAGCGAAAGAGCTTTTTGCAGAAAAAATTATTAACCGATTTAGAACGCAATATTGACAATTTCAAAAAATAATGTTTTGTATCTTTGTAACAAACATTCGTTCTTTATCATAATTTGTTTGTCAGAAAATTGAGGAAGTTTGTCACTGTTTGTCATAATTGTTTGTCACTTCCAAAAAAATAACCTCAAATTCTAAGAGAAAATGAGGTTAATTAAAAGTGAGTACCGAAGGCGGGACTCGAACCCGCACGCCCGAAAGCAAAGGATTTTGAATCCTTCGTGTCTACCAATTCCACCACTTCGGCAAGTGATTATTTCAAACGGACTCAAATGGATTTTGAATCCAGCGCGTCTACCAATTCCGCCACCAAGGCATACTTTGAGAGTGGTGCAAATATAAAGGCTTTTTTGAAAATGGAGGATAGTTTTATAGAAAAAATAATGACTCCAAAGTGTTTTTTTTGAGAAGAAAAATTATCTTTTTGAAACAGAGAATGTTTGTTTTAAGAGATTTCCACATTTGGATCCCAAAAAACCGTTTTAAAATCCTGTATTTGATCCTCCACTACTGTGATTCCTTCGTTTTCAAGCTTTTTTTGCATTTCATCGGGGGTAGAAAAATGGTGTTTTCCAGTGAGCAAACCATTTCTATTGACCACTCGGTGGGCAGGAATTTCGGGTTTATTATGTGCCTGATTCATAGCAAAACCCACCATTCTAGAAGATCTTGGAGCTCCCAAACATCGGGCAATAGCACCATAAGAAGTAGCTCTTCCTTGGGGTATTTGCTTCACAATTTCATAAACTTTTTCGGGGAAGGTTTTTTCCATTCTACTCAATAATTCAACCTAAATTGTACATAAGTAATAGGAAAACCTTTACTGTGAAAAAGCTCTTCATAATAGGTTTTGATATTCATCAAAAGCTCATTATCTTTTCTCATTTTGTAAACATCATGTGATGCATCAATCACTTCATGATTTTCAAGCTCTATCACTCCCATAGTAAATCCATGTAAAAACGCAGAATCAGTTTTTAGATGTATGCGTCCATCTTTTTGGAGAAATTGGTGGTATTTCTTCAAAAAATCAGGATGTGTAAGTCGTTTGGAACGTCTTCTAAACTTAATCTGAGGATCAGGAAAGGTAATCCAAATCTCGCTCACCTCTCCACTTCCAAAACAATAGGCAATATCTTCAATTTTTATTCTAAGAAATGCCACATTATCTAGTTTTTTATCAATGGCTTGAGTAGCACCTTGCCACATTCTAGAACCTTTGATATCAATTCCGATAAAGTTTTTTTCTGGAAAGCGTTCTGCCAAAGCAACAGAATACTCGCCCCGCCCACAACCTAATTCAAGAACAATCGGATGATCGTTTTTAAACATTTTCTTCAGCCAATTTCCTTTAAAATCAAATCTCCCTTCGGTGAGCTCTTCTCTACTTGGCTGTACTACATGCGGAAATGTTTCCATTTCTGCAAATTTTTTTAGTTTGTTTTTTCCCATTTTCAAGTTTCCTCAAAAAAAACCACTTAAAAATAAATGTTGATTTTTAAGTGGTTTAAATGTGTTTTTTGATATCTAGAATACCAATAAAAATCTCAATAAGCCTTGAATAGCAAATGTTTACCACTCATAACTCATGAAAAGTTAGTTATTAAAACGGTAAATCGTCATCTACATCATTACTAGCCTCTCCTTGTGGTGCACTTGATGGTGCAGCTGCTGGAGCACCTGTTTGCACTTTTTGGATTCTCCAAGCAGTAAGCGTATTAAATACTTTAATTTCCGAATTTGAATCTTTTTGCCACTCACGACCTCTTAGGTTGAAAAATACTTCAATGATTTCTCCTTCCTTAAATTCGTCAATCAAGGTTACTTTATCCTGTACAAGCTCTATTCCAATAGTTTGTGGATATTGCTCATCTGTTACGATTACAAATTCTCTCTTTTTAAATGTATCAGTAATCTGTTGTACATTATTAATTCTTTTAAGTTTACCAATTACTTTTAATGGTTCCATATTTCGTTGTTTTTAGTTACAAATTTTTAAGTAGCGTGTACCAAGCATCTTGCACATTGTTTCCTGCAAGGAGCTCTTTGGCAAGCAAATGCGCTTCTTCTGTTGAAAGCGAACCGCTAATTTCCGAATTTTTTTCCCATTGAGCAAGTTCTTCTTGGGAAGGAATCGCCTCAACATTAGCAAGACGAGCAAGATCATTTCCTGTTAAAAATCCAGATTCTTTTATTTCTTTTGGTAATTGATCGATCCCTATTCCTTTGGAAGCAATGGGTTTTTCAATTTCAAAAAGGGCTTCATCATTGGCTCTACAATACCAATTTCCTCCCATTCTAGCTACAAGATCGATTTTAAATGGATCAATTTTTCCATTTTCATCCAGTACTCGGTCATCCACATGAATAGTGGTTACTTCACAGATAATCAGATTTCCTGCTCCTGCATTTTGACCCAGTTCTTTCACTTCTATCACCTTACATTCTATTTGCATAGGCGATTCTGCTACTCTAAGAGGTTGTACCGTTTCAGATTCGATAGCCGTAAATCCTGCTTTTTCAAATTCGTTTACGCCTTTTCCATACTCGGTACTAGAGAGCGACATTTGTTCTACAACAGCATGATTTACAATATTGATTACCACTTCTGGGTGTTCTAACACATTTTCTAAGGTGTGTTTTATGGTATTATCTCTTACTCTTCGGGCAGGAGAAAATATCAATATTGGCGGATTGGCACTAAATACATTGAAAAAACTAAATGGACTTAAATTGGGCGTTCCATCAGCATCTACGGTACTAGCTAAGGCAATAGGACGAGGACCCACACCTCCAAGAAGGAGTCCGTGTAGTTCTTTTGTCGAGACTTCTTTGGCGTTTATTTTCATAATGAAATTACGGATTGATCGTGATATATGTAGGATGTTGTTGTACCATTCCTCCAATATTATACGAAGGTCTTAGTTTGAAACTCAATTTTGATGATTGAGCACTTTGTCCATTATTCGCTGGCACTCCAAGAAGTGTTAGGGCAGTTTCTAAAATTTTAGTTCCACTTTCTCCAGAAAATACCTTAAATAAATCGGCCTTTACGGTCAATGGAATCTGTCCGTGTCCGTTAGCAGGAATATGTACTGGCTGATCAATCACTCCATTTATCATTTCTTTTCCATCTATAAGTGCAATCCAGTCTAAACCACTTATTGTGGAAGCACTACCTTTATTATCAACTCCTACATTTACGACCATTTCTATAGGCAATTCTTTGGTTACCAATAATGACGTAAGCTTAATTCCGTCCATAATACCAAAATCCTTAACAGATCTTTTATTTCCTACGTCTAAACCTGCAATCTTATATCCTTTTACATTGTCTACTTTATAAGAACAATTTGTAGCAAGGTTTGCAATAGATTTAAGTTCCTCACAAGAATTAAATGAGAATAAGATGGCTACTAGCCAACCGAATAGGGTTATTTTTCTAAGCATAATATATTTCTTTTATTTTTCCAAAATTAAGGCAATTATACCGATTACTTACTAATTGTACACTTATTTCATTGGGTTCATCATTAAACTTTCGTAATGTATCGGCATCAGACAAAAAGAATCGTCTAATTTCCCTATGCTTACAATTGATTTTTAGCAATGTGTCGATATAATCCCGAATGGTAAATTTACGCTAGAAATGTTCTATTTGGAATTTTCTATTTGCCATTTTAGGTATTTTGCACTTCCTTCAATATCTTTTTGATAAGAATAGTGGTTATAGTTTTCTAATTCTTCCAATAATTTCAAAGATTTTTTCGGCTCTTTTTTATACAAAGCTTGCGCTAAAATCAAGATTCCTTTGGGTTTATAATACCAATTCCTAGGATTATCGGGAAATTTTGATGCCCAATTTTTTAAGATTTTTTCGGCTGTTGCCAAATCATTTTTTTCGACGAATGACCTTAGGTAGTAATAGAATTGTCGCTCGTCTGTAATATCCATCTCCTCTGATGAGTATTCCAAAATAATTCGATTCGCATTTCCTTGATCAAACCAATTCCTAAGAATAATGGTTGTTTTATCCAAAGGGTAAGAAATTTCATTTCGAGCCCATCGGTCTTTTCCATTTTGATAAGGTCTTTTTGTTAAAGTTTTTTCTTTATAAAACGTTTGATTCTTGTCTTGATTCTCTACAATAGAAATTTGATAAAGCAGATAATATGCCATCGTTTTATTTGATGGAGACTCAGAAATTTCGATAAATTTTTGCAAATATTTTTTAGCCTCAGTATAATTTCCCAAAACAAAATAACTTTTCCCCATCAGTAAATGGCTTAGTTTCATGTTTTCGCATTTTTTTAAATACTCCAAAGCTTTCAAAGGTTTTCTATTACTCAAAAGAACCTGCCCTTTGAGTAAATGATATACGGGGTAATTCAATTTTTCGGTTATGGGAGGCAGTCCAAATTTATTTTTTGAATACAGGTGAAGCATTTCATATTCAAACTTTGTTTGTGCATCTATTTGTTGATGCTCATAAATATTTTTGAGTGCTTCTATCGCTTGTTTTTCATTAGGCTTAAAGCCAAATATTTTTAAAATACTTTGTAATGATTTTGGCAAAAAACTCAAAGTAAGATTAATATTATGGTATCCAAACTGGGAAGGAAGGTAATTAGGATACTGTTTTCTATTGGCTTCCATCTTTTTATAAGCTCTATACAAGGATTTGATAGAGGCAAAATCTTGGCTTTGTTCAGTATGAATAATTCCCAAAAAAGCATGATGCTCTGCTAGGGTTTGTCTATACAATGCTTGATGGTTAGAAAAAGGAGTATTTTCTAGTGTTTCAATGCGATTTTCAATTTTATTAATCTGTTTTTCAGATTTAGAAGATTCATTAAAAATCCACTGGATAAGCTCAAATTTATTGGTCCAATACACACTATCCAAAGTATGTTCAAATGGTCCTCTTGGTCTTTCTACTTTTTGAATTTTACCTGTATAATTTTGAGCATTAACGCTTTGAAAGCTAACAATAAATAATATTAAAATCATTAGAGAAAAAAAAAGAGGATACCATACATCCTCTTTTTTCCAAACATCAATATGTTTTTTATTTTTGATCATCAGAAATTGCCTCATCTATCAAAACACGTCCACAGTGCTCACATACAATAATTTTTTTGTGAGTAGCAATGTCTAGTTGACGCTGAGGGGGAATTTTACTATAACATCCTCCACAAGCATCACGCTCTACCTTTACAACTGCCATGCGATTTGTGAGATTATCTCTTAGTCTTTTATAAGCTTTAAGTAATCTGTCATCAATTACTTTTTCAGCTTTTGCAAGCTCTCTATTAAGCTTTTTCTCGTCTTTTTCTGTTTCTAAAACAATTGTCTCTAGTTCAGATTTCTTTTGTTTTAGATCCAATTCTCTTTCGCCAGCAGCTCCTTCAGAATTGGTAATGGTATCTTTAATACGATCAATAGAAGCTTTAAATTCTTTGATATGCTTTTCTGCTAGTTGAATCTCCAATTCTTGGAATTCAATTTCTTTACTAAGCGCTTCGTATTCACGGTTATTTCTAACGTTCTTCTGCTGGTTGGTATATTTTTCAATGGCAGATTTAGAAGTGTTTATCTTGTCTTGTCTGTCCATGATAGACATTTCAACATTACGAATCTCCGTCTTAAAATTCTCTACTCGTGTAGCAAGTCCTTCGATTTCGTCTTCAAGGTTACGAACTTCTTCTGGAAGTGCTCCTCTTAATATTCTAATTTCATCCAACTGCGAATCAATAGTTTGCAATTTATGAAGTGCTGCAAGCTTTTCTTCTACGGTATAGTTTGATTGTGATTTCTTTGCCATATTTTACTAAAAAAATGAGATCGGATTTGTATTTTGCTCAGATCTGTAAATGGCAAAAGTACAATTTTTTTCGCGAATAAATTCGTCTATTAATTCAATTGTTAAATGCTCACTTTCATAGTGTCCGATATCGGCAATCATTATTTGGTCTTCAGCATCAAAAAACTCATGGTATTTAAAGTCTCCTGTAACAAAAACATCTGCCTGTATCCCTTTGGCTTTCGCCAATAAAAAAGAGCCTGAACCTCCACAAAGTGCAATTTTCTGTACCTCTTGCTTAATGGGTTTAGTGTGTTTGATAGCCTCTACTCCAAAAGTGGTTTTAATATGATTAAAGAATGTTTGCCAAGGCATCGGTTCTGGCAACATTCCTACCATTCCACTCCCCACTTGAGTATGACTATTTTCTAAACTCAAGATATAATATGCAACTTCTTCGTAAGGATGTGTTTGCTTCAATGCTTGTACTAACGAATATTCTTGGTGTTTTTCAAAAATTACTTCAATCTTCACCTCATGCTCTTCGTGTCTTTCATCTATATTTCCCACAAAAGGTTTGGCTTGGTCTTTCGCCCGAAAAGTTCCTTGTCCTTGGGTATTAAAAGAGCATTGATCATAATTACCAATATTCCCTGCTCCTGCTTCAAAAAGGGCATTTTGAACCTCTTTTGCATGGGTTTTAGGCACAAAAACTTCCATTTTCTTGAGCAAAGACGATTTAGGAGCTAAAATTTGATAATTCTCTAGTCCTAGCTTTTGGGCAAACTTGGCATTTACTCCAGTCATCACAGCATCCAGATTGGTATGAATAGCATAAAGTGCAATATCATTTTTTATTGCTTTGAGAACCGTACGTTCTACATAGTTTTTACCGGTAAGACTTTTTAATCCTTTAAACACAATAGGATGATGAGAGACCACAAGATTGCAGCCTTTTTGAATAGCTTCTTCCACAACATCTTCTACACAGTCTAAAGAAATAATCACTCCTGTAATTTCTGCTTGAGGATTCCCAACAATCAAACGGGCATTGTCATAAGATTCTTGGTAGCTCGGTGGTGCCCATTGCTCCAGTAAATGGGTAAGTTCTTTTATTTTCATTCCTTTTGGGTTTTATTTGGAAAGATGATCAAAGGTAAAAAAAGAAAAGTGATCAAAATTTAAAACGACTATTCAAATTTTATTTTTAAAAAACTATCTTGCCATATTTTTCACTGTAAGATTGGTTACTGTATGGCTTGGATGCCCCTATTATCTTTGCCGCAAACTAAAGAAACATAAGAAAATGATGCAAATTTTGGTATGGATTGCAGCACTTGCCATAGGGCTGTCTCTAGGAATTATTGGTGGTGGAGGATCTATTCTCACGGTTCCAGTTATGACTTATATGATGGGAGTAGAGCCTACAATGGCTACAGGTTACTCTCTATTTGTTGTGGGTATTTCGGCACTTTTTGGTGCAATCGGAAAATACCGTCAAGGCTTAGTGGATGTAAAAACAGGGGTTATTTTTGCCATTCCTTCGTTTATTGCAGTGTACCTTACTCGTGCCTACCTAATTCCTCTTTTACCTGATACTTTTTTTAGTGTAGGTGATTTTGTCTTTACAAAAGATGTCTTCTTAATGGTGTTTTTTGCCGTTATTATGGTTTTAGCTGCCTTTTCGATGATAAAAGGACGTAAAGACGATGGTAAAAACGAGGACTCTGCTCCTACTTACAATTATCCTTTGATTTTAGTAGAAGGATTTGTGGTGGGTATCGTAACGGGAATCGTGGGTGCAGGTGGAGGATTTTTAATTATTCCTGCCTTAGTCCTATTGGCTAAACTTCCGATGAAAAAAGCTGTGGGAACTTCTTTGATGATTATTACTGCTAAATCTCTTTTTGGATTCATTGGGGAAGTGCAAACCAATGGAGATAAAATGGACTGGAATATGCTTCTGATTTTCTCTTCTATTGCCGTTGTAGGAATCCTTTTGGGTACTTATTTAAGCAAATTTATCTCTGCAGGAAATCTCAAAAAAGGTTTCGGATACTTTGTTCTTATCATGGCAGTGTATATTTTAGCTAAAGAACTACTTTAATTTAAACCAAATCATCCCTATCAAATCATAAAATGTTTTAAGGATCATTTAAAATTAAAATGATTGTTGGGTAAATTAACACAGAAACAACTCAGATTATGAATATCGAAAACTTAACAAAAGATCCATTTTGGAGTGCTTACCAAGCCGATGAAAATGCGGTACTTATTGATGTAAGAACGGCTCCTGAAATTGCAGAAAAAAACATTGAAGGGCATTTGGCAATCGACTTTTTTGCCTCAGATTTTCAAACCAAAATCAACGAACTTGATAAATCTAAAAATTACTATATGTATTGCCGCTCTGGAAACAGAAGTATGCAAGCTTGTTATATGATGAATCAAATGGGATTTACCGGTAAACTGATAAACCTAGCTGGTGGAATGCTTGCTTGGTAATGCTCATAAACACTCCAAAAAAGGCTGTTCGAAATCATTTCGAACAGCCTTTTTTTATGAGAATGATTGATCAAACACAGTGTTTAATCCAATAAGTTCGTTTCTTCGTTTGGAAAAACAATACTTGGGCTAAAGTTTTTAGCTTCTTCCATGCTCATTTGTCCGTAGGCAATAAGAATGAGTACGTCTCCTTTTTGTACCCTTCTGGCAGCAGCACCATTTAGGCATATTTCACCAGAATTTCTTTTCCCTGCGATGGCATAAGTCTCAAGTCGTTCTCCATTGTTTACATTTACAATCTGGATTTTTTCTCCTACTACTAAATTAGCAGCTTCGAGCAAGGCTTCATCTATGGTGATACTTCCAATATAGTTGAGGTCTGCATTGGTTACCTTTACTCTATGAATTTTTGATTTTACTACAGTAATTGTCATTTCCTTAGGGTTTCACTTTCATATTGTCTATCAATCGAACAGCGCCTACATAAACAGCAATACAGCAAATGATTTCTGCTGCCTGATTCCAATGGGTACAGTTTTCAAGTGTTTGGGCATCTATCGCTCTCAAATATTCTACACGTGTATTAGGGAGTTGATTAAGTACCGCAATTTTATCTTTCAATACCTGCTGTAAATCAGTAGTTTTATCTGTTTTTTGAATAGATTTCAAAGTTTGGGACAAATGTAAGGCTTCTTTTCGATGTTCTAAAGACAATCTTCTATTTCTTGAGCTCATTGCTAATCCATCTTCTTCTCTCACAATAGGACAACCCACAATACTCACTGGAATTTCTTCCTTTCTCACAAAATAACGTATAATCGCCAGCTGTTGATAGTCTTTTTCACCAAAATAGGCAATATGTGGTTTTACAATCAATAATAATTTCCTTACAACATCAACCATGCCATCAAAATGACCTGGTCTAAATTCTCCTTCTAAGCTTTGAGTAAGTACACCGTAATCTATTTTTTCTACCACAGGCTCTTCTGGATATACATCTAAAACAGCAGGTGCATAAATCACCAATTTATCTGCCAAATCTTTCAATAATTCTTGATCTTCGGCTAAAGTTCTTGGATACTTTTCTAGGTCAGATGGATCATCAAACTGTGTAGGATTTACAAAAATACTCACTACTACAATATCATTTTCCTCGTAGGCTCGGTGTACTAAAGAATAATGACCTTGGTGCAAAGCACCCATTGTAGGGACAAAACCTATAGACTTTGCTGCTTCCTTTTGTTTCGAAATAAAACTATTGAGTTCTTGTTTGGTATGAAAAACGATCATATACAAATTGTTTTAATAGACTGCGAATTTACTAAATAACGTGAGTTCGACATAATACCATTTATGGTGTAATTACTCATAGGTATAATACCGATACATTGCTAAAGATCAGTTATGAACACAGTGAAGTTAGTGAGTAATTGTAGCAAGTAGTCTATATAAGAGTTCAGCAACACTTCTGCCCTAT
This genomic interval from Flavobacteriales bacterium contains the following:
- a CDS encoding replication initiation protein, which gives rise to MSNDDEDFKTYKIPLKDFIDTFNIKNKNIYKELELTTDRLLKKVVKIPLEEEGKQKIFKTSLVSSFKYNIDGTGVVEATFHPDLKPYLLRLKNRFLMYDMKNVLNISSANSIRMYELLKSFEGIRERTFYVEELKEILGVEQKYDRYYNFKKRIIEQAQKDLFKHTDIAFTFDEIKKP
- a CDS encoding MGMT family protein, with translation MEKTFPEKVYEIVKQIPQGRATSYGAIARCLGAPRSSRMVGFAMNQAHNKPEIPAHRVVNRNGLLTGKHHFSTPDEMQKKLENEGITVVEDQIQDFKTVFWDPNVEIS
- the trmB gene encoding tRNA (guanosine(46)-N7)-methyltransferase TrmB, with product MGKNKLKKFAEMETFPHVVQPSREELTEGRFDFKGNWLKKMFKNDHPIVLELGCGRGEYSVALAERFPEKNFIGIDIKGSRMWQGATQAIDKKLDNVAFLRIKIEDIAYCFGSGEVSEIWITFPDPQIKFRRRSKRLTHPDFLKKYHQFLQKDGRIHLKTDSAFLHGFTMGVIELENHEVIDASHDVYKMRKDNELLMNIKTYYEELFHSKGFPITYVQFRLNY
- a CDS encoding DUF3127 domain-containing protein, which encodes MEPLKVIGKLKRINNVQQITDTFKKREFVIVTDEQYPQTIGIELVQDKVTLIDEFKEGEIIEVFFNLRGREWQKDSNSEIKVFNTLTAWRIQKVQTGAPAAAPSSAPQGEASNDVDDDLPF
- a CDS encoding flavin reductase family protein, with the protein product MKINAKEVSTKELHGLLLGGVGPRPIALASTVDADGTPNLSPFSFFNVFSANPPILIFSPARRVRDNTIKHTLENVLEHPEVVINIVNHAVVEQMSLSSTEYGKGVNEFEKAGFTAIESETVQPLRVAESPMQIECKVIEVKELGQNAGAGNLIICEVTTIHVDDRVLDENGKIDPFKIDLVARMGGNWYCRANDEALFEIEKPIASKGIGIDQLPKEIKESGFLTGNDLARLANVEAIPSQEELAQWEKNSEISGSLSTEEAHLLAKELLAGNNVQDAWYTLLKNL
- a CDS encoding LEA type 2 family protein, with the protein product MLRKITLFGWLVAILFSFNSCEELKSIANLATNCSYKVDNVKGYKIAGLDVGNKRSVKDFGIMDGIKLTSLLVTKELPIEMVVNVGVDNKGSASTISGLDWIALIDGKEMINGVIDQPVHIPANGHGQIPLTVKADLFKVFSGESGTKILETALTLLGVPANNGQSAQSSKLSFKLRPSYNIGGMVQQHPTYITINP
- a CDS encoding CDC27 family protein codes for the protein MIKNKKHIDVWKKEDVWYPLFFSLMILILFIVSFQSVNAQNYTGKIQKVERPRGPFEHTLDSVYWTNKFELIQWIFNESSKSEKQINKIENRIETLENTPFSNHQALYRQTLAEHHAFLGIIHTEQSQDFASIKSLYRAYKKMEANRKQYPNYLPSQFGYHNINLTLSFLPKSLQSILKIFGFKPNEKQAIEALKNIYEHQQIDAQTKFEYEMLHLYSKNKFGLPPITEKLNYPVYHLLKGQVLLSNRKPLKALEYLKKCENMKLSHLLMGKSYFVLGNYTEAKKYLQKFIEISESPSNKTMAYYLLYQISIVENQDKNQTFYKEKTLTKRPYQNGKDRWARNEISYPLDKTTIILRNWFDQGNANRIILEYSSEEMDITDERQFYYYLRSFVEKNDLATAEKILKNWASKFPDNPRNWYYKPKGILILAQALYKKEPKKSLKLLEELENYNHYSYQKDIEGSAKYLKWQIENSK
- a CDS encoding C4-type zinc ribbon domain-containing protein — its product is MAKKSQSNYTVEEKLAALHKLQTIDSQLDEIRILRGALPEEVRNLEDEIEGLATRVENFKTEIRNVEMSIMDRQDKINTSKSAIEKYTNQQKNVRNNREYEALSKEIEFQELEIQLAEKHIKEFKASIDRIKDTITNSEGAAGERELDLKQKKSELETIVLETEKDEKKLNRELAKAEKVIDDRLLKAYKRLRDNLTNRMAVVKVERDACGGCYSKIPPQRQLDIATHKKIIVCEHCGRVLIDEAISDDQK
- a CDS encoding Nif3-like dinuclear metal center hexameric protein, giving the protein MKIKELTHLLEQWAPPSYQESYDNARLIVGNPQAEITGVIISLDCVEDVVEEAIQKGCNLVVSHHPIVFKGLKSLTGKNYVERTVLKAIKNDIALYAIHTNLDAVMTGVNAKFAQKLGLENYQILAPKSSLLKKMEVFVPKTHAKEVQNALFEAGAGNIGNYDQCSFNTQGQGTFRAKDQAKPFVGNIDERHEEHEVKIEVIFEKHQEYSLVQALKQTHPYEEVAYYILSLENSHTQVGSGMVGMLPEPMPWQTFFNHIKTTFGVEAIKHTKPIKQEVQKIALCGGSGSFLLAKAKGIQADVFVTGDFKYHEFFDAEDQIMIADIGHYESEHLTIELIDEFIREKNCTFAIYRSEQNTNPISFF
- a CDS encoding sulfite exporter TauE/SafE family protein gives rise to the protein MQILVWIAALAIGLSLGIIGGGGSILTVPVMTYMMGVEPTMATGYSLFVVGISALFGAIGKYRQGLVDVKTGVIFAIPSFIAVYLTRAYLIPLLPDTFFSVGDFVFTKDVFLMVFFAVIMVLAAFSMIKGRKDDGKNEDSAPTYNYPLILVEGFVVGIVTGIVGAGGGFLIIPALVLLAKLPMKKAVGTSLMIITAKSLFGFIGEVQTNGDKMDWNMLLIFSSIAVVGILLGTYLSKFISAGNLKKGFGYFVLIMAVYILAKELL
- a CDS encoding rhodanese-like domain-containing protein; the encoded protein is MNIENLTKDPFWSAYQADENAVLIDVRTAPEIAEKNIEGHLAIDFFASDFQTKINELDKSKNYYMYCRSGNRSMQACYMMNQMGFTGKLINLAGGMLAW
- a CDS encoding aspartate 1-decarboxylase; translated protein: MTITVVKSKIHRVKVTNADLNYIGSITIDEALLEAANLVVGEKIQIVNVNNGERLETYAIAGKRNSGEICLNGAAARRVQKGDVLILIAYGQMSMEEAKNFSPSIVFPNEETNLLD
- the panC gene encoding pantoate--beta-alanine ligase, encoding MIVFHTKQELNSFISKQKEAAKSIGFVPTMGALHQGHYSLVHRAYEENDIVVVSIFVNPTQFDDPSDLEKYPRTLAEDQELLKDLADKLVIYAPAVLDVYPEEPVVEKIDYGVLTQSLEGEFRPGHFDGMVDVVRKLLLIVKPHIAYFGEKDYQQLAIIRYFVRKEEIPVSIVGCPIVREEDGLAMSSRNRRLSLEHRKEALHLSQTLKSIQKTDKTTDLQQVLKDKIAVLNQLPNTRVEYLRAIDAQTLENCTHWNQAAEIICCIAVYVGAVRLIDNMKVKP